In the genome of Candidatus Pristimantibacillus lignocellulolyticus, the window GCATCAAGATGATCACTGGAAAAAGAGATTAGTCTCTTAAATATCCAACTGAATTGTTCTCTAAGTGGCAACCGATTCTCTTCTTCACCCATCACAATACTACTGGCTAAATTACCAACCCATTGCTGGAATAGGTCATTTACTAGTTGCTCTTTACTTTCAAAATAACGATAAATCGTTCCTGCACCTACATTGGCTTGCTCAGCAATCATCGGTACAGTCGTTCCATCGTATCCTCTACTAGCAAATAAATTCAAAGCTGCGCTGAGTATATCTTCACGCTTATTGTTAGCCATAACTTTCTCCTTACAAACGGAATGAATATTCATTCATTATATTACAACAACTAGTTTAGCTTTGCAACTATGTATGATGAATTGCAAAGCTCAAGATCTAAATCCGCGGTTGTACCGAATTTAGATCTTGAGTACCGCTCTGTTATCTTAAACCTTCTATACTCTATAAACCCTCTATATCTGCTACCTAAACTTCATCCCATTGTCATTGATAATTTGGACTTTTAGATGCAACTAATTTAAATAATATTGTAATAACTATATCTTTTCGGCTAAGATGCTTTACGCCATAGCAACGGCATGCTTTCGTTCATTTTTCTCCGAGTCATCTGAATGAGCATTCGCCAATTCAAATGGAAGACATAGCGGCACTCCAGTTCTAGGATCAGCAATAATATCAGCTTCGATACCAAATACTGCCCTTAATACATCCTTTGTCACCACTTCATCTGGTGATCCCTCACTAATAACTTCTCCCTGCCTAATCGCTACAATATGCTGTGCATAGCGAGTAGCATGATTAAGGTCATGGACAACCATAACAATCGTTCTACCTTCTTCTGCATTCAATTGTTGTAGCAACTTAAGTACCTCTAATTGATGTGCCATATCTAGATAAGTTGTCGGTTCATCAAGAAATAACATGTCAGTTCCTTGCGCAAGAGCCATAGCAATCCAAGCTCTTTGACGTTGGCCGCCCGACAATTGATCGATTGGTCTATTGTGAAACTCTAGCATTCCCGTCACTTCGATTGCCCAATGAATAATTTCCTTGTCTTCCTTAGTAAGCGAGCCAAATCCCTTTTGATATGGGAAACGTCCATATGAAATTAACTCAGACACAGTAAGACCATCAGGTGCTACTGGATTTTGTGGAAGAATAGCTAGATGTTTTGCTACTTCTTTTGTAGACATGCCGTGAATAGATTTACCATCAAGATAGACCATTCCTGCTTTTGGCTTCAACATACGAGCCACTGCCTTTAATATTGTTGATTTTCCAGAACCATTAGCTCCTATCAAAGCAGTTATTTTACCTTTTGGAATGACAATGTTAAGATCATCCACGATAACACGCTCGGAATATGCAATATGAAGATGCTCTGTATATAATCGTTCCATAATGCGGCTCACTCCTTTAGCAACAAATATTATATTATTTCGTTAGAAGCTCTTTCATAAGCTCCTTATTTTTCTTTTTGAAGAGCTCATTATGTGAAGACACCATACCATTTGCTCTTGCGTCAGGTGTAATAAATTGCTTTGCTTTGTTAATCGCATTGGCAGCATCTTGGAATGCCCCAGCAATAAGATGCAACTTACCCTCATGATGCAATATATCACCAGCTGCATAAATTCCTGCAATAGAAGTTTCACTCATCGGAGTTCCTGCAATCCAGTAGTCTTCCTCAAGTTCGATTTTCAGCTCGCTTTGCTTCAGTAATTCCATCTCACGCTCATAACCATGGTTAATAATAACTTCGTCGACTGCCAGTTCTAGTTGCTCATTATCATCGTTTTTCTTTAATATGACACGTTCTATAGATTCATGATCATCAGAAGCTACCAAAGTTTCAATTGTTGTATTAAGCAACAGCTCTGCAGAACTATTACGAAGTCGCGATATTTCTGCCTCATGGCCTTTAAGCATGTCACTACGATAGGTTAGATATACCTTTTCGGCAATAGGTTCAAGCTCATTGGCCCAATCTATTGCTGCATTTCCTCCGCCGGAAATGAGTACGATCTTATTCTTGAAATAGGCAAGAGATTTGACTGTATAGTGTAAATTCGTCACCTCAAACCGTTCAGCACCTTCAATATTAAGTTTAGTAGGTTTCAATATTCCTCCGCCCACCGCAAATATTATTGTTTTTGAATAATGCTTCTCTCCACTTGCCGTTAGTAGTTCAAATATGCCATCCTCTGCTCTCGATACAGAGATCACTTTCTGTCCAAGTACAACCTCAGGATCAAATGTTCTAGCCTGTGATTCCAACTGTTCGATTAATTGTGCGCCAGGAGTAGGTTTCAACCCACCTACATCCCATATCATTTTTTCTGGATAGATATGAACCTTGCCACCAAGATGAGGCTGAAATTCGATAATTTTAATAGATAGCTCTCGCAAACCACCATAAAAGGCTGCGTATAATCCTGCTGGCCCTCCACCCACAATAGTTACATCAAGTATGTGTCTATTTTCCATTGTATGTTCTCCTTCTATATTAAGATTTGGATTTTGCTAACTGATATAAGAAATATGGTGCTCCTAGAACGGCTACAACAATTCCTGTTGGTATCTCAGATGGTTGCAAGATTACGCGACCGACGGTATCCGATACAAGCATAAGTAAGCTTCCTACAAGTGCCGAAGTAGGAATAAGAAATTGATGTTTTGGGCCAACAATTCGTTTAGCCAGATGAGGTCCAATTAAACCTACAAAACCTATCCCCCCGCTTACTGCTACAGAGGCACCAGAAAGTCCAACCGCAATAGCTAGTAATATTATTCTTTCCTTCTCAATAGGAGCACCTAGCCCTGTTGCCGTCTGATCACCTAAACTCAATATGTTCATTATTTTTGCCTTATACATAGCTAGTGGTATTAATATTACAATCCATGGAAGAAGGGAGAGTACATAACTCCAGTTCGCTCCCCATATACTCCCTGCTAACCATGTGGCAACCATTTGATATTTATCCGGATTTAGCCTCAACGTCAATACGATCATAACTGAACTAATACCTGCCGCAACTGCAATTCCCGTTAGTATTAGTCTAATCGGCGAGATCCCCTCATTCTTCTTGTAAGATAGCATGTAAATTAAAGATGCTGTTGCACCTGCTCCTATTAGTGCAAGTACAGGTACTAGAAAAATTGAACCTATTGTAGCTGTTGTAAAGAATGAAATATAGAGCATAACCATTAACCCTGCACCTGCGTTAATACCTAGAATACCTGGATCTGCTAGTGCATTACGCGAAATACCTTGAAGAATACAACCTGATACTGCAAGCCCCGCACCTACTAGCATTGAAATGACAATACGAGGTAATCTGAATTCAAATAATATAGTGGATTGTTGTTTCGTTCCGTATCCAAATAGTGTTTTAAATACCGTCATTGGTCCTAACTTCATATGTCCACTGTTCATACTAATGACGAAAGCTATAATAATTAGAAGAATCATAATACCTATAACAATGTAGGATTTTTTCTTTCTCTGCCTAGAAGCAACAAATATAGGTGAGTGTTCCATCTATAACTCCCTCCTCTCTTTACGAGCAAGATATAGGAAGAAGGGAACACCTATTATGGCAATAAGTGCTCCAATTGGTGTCTCATACGGGGGATTAATCATTCTTGCGCATAGGTCAGCAAGGACAACTAGCAGACTACCAAGAATTGCGGAGCAAGGGATAATCCATTTGTAATCGACACCTACTAGATAGCGTGTTAGATGAGGGATAATAAGTCCAATAAAACCTACTGAGCCTACTACTGAAACCGCAGAACCAGCTAGAATAAGCACCACTATTACTCCTACAAACTTAACGAGTTTCGTTCTTTGCCCTAATCCAGCAGCAATATCTTCTCCTAGACTTAGTAGAGATATCGATCTGGAAAGAATCATCGCTGTAATTAATGCACCTATAACCCACGGTAGCATTATTTTCAGTTGATACCACTTCGTTCCTGCAACACCGCCTGCATAAAAATATGCTAGATCAAGCCCAATTTTAAAGTAAAGAGCTATTCCTTGACTTAGAGCAATAAGCAGTGCACTTACTGCTGCACCAGCGAGAACTAGCCTTATAGGAGTAAGTCCACCTACAGCAAGAGACCCAACGCCAAATACGATAATTGCTCCCATTGCTGCTCCGATAAAAGAGTATATAATAAGCATCGAGAACGAAAGTCCCGGAAAAAATGCAAAGCAAAGTGCAATAACAAATCCAGAACCAGCATTAATGCCAAGCAAACCTGAATCTGCCATTGGATTGCGCGTCATTCCCTGCATAATTGCTCCTGCTACCGCAAAGCTTGCACCAATCATTGCGCCTCCTATAACACGTGGAAGACGCAATTCTTGAATAATATTATGTTCCGTTATGTTCGGATTAAATTGAAATATTGCTTCCCACACTAACGACAAAGGAATCTTTGCTGCACCAAATGAAACAGACACAGCCATACTTATTAGCAATGCCGCAAAACCTCCAATTAATATAAGTGTTGCAGTAATTGGACGGGTTCTAAGTTTCACAGGTGATGTAGTTATCATATTGTTAGATTCCTGTATAGCTGCCATCTTACTCTCCCTATCTGTATATTTATCGTTTACGGCTTTTTGTGTGAACTTAACGGAATTTCATTACGCACCGAATTGAGCCTGATGTAGTCGACTATAAATTCCTTCCGATTGTAATAATTCTGCATGTCGTCCTTCTTCAGCAATTCCTTGCTCTGCTACAACAATAATGCGGTCAGCATTTTTGATTGTCGCTAGACGATGAGCAATTACAAGCGTTGTACGCCCTTCAGACAATTCTTCTAGCGCAGATTGAATTGCTGTTTCTGTTTCTGTATCTAGTGCAGAAGTTGCCTCATCTAGAATAAGAATTCGAGGATTTTTCAAGAACATTCGAGCAATCGATAACCGTTGCTTCTGCCCACCGGACAGTTTCACTCCCCGTTCACCAATCAAAGTATCCAATCCTTCGGGCATTGACTCAATCGTATCCACTAATTGTGCACGACGAGCTGCTTCACATATTTCTTCCTCGTTAGCATGTAACTTACCGTAAGCAATATTTTCACGAATAGAACCATCGAATAAGAACACATCTTGTTGTACGATTCCGATGTGAGAACGTAAAGAATGAAGTGTAAGATCCCTAATATCCAATCCATCTATTGTTATAGAACCTTCAGTAACATCATAAAAACGTGGAAGTAATGAACAAAGTGTAGTCTTTCCACCACCAGATGGACCGACAAGTGCAACAGTTTCTCCCGCTACAACATTAAGGTTAATATTTTTCAGTACAGGCTCCTTTTCATCATAGGTAAAGCTTACATTAGAGAATGATATATCTCCTTTAATCTGATCTAGATGAACCGCATTCGGCTTGTCATCTACATCTGGTACAGTCTCTAGCAGTTCCAAAAATCTACGGAAGCCAGCAATCCCTTTCGGGTATGTTTCAATAACAGAATTTATTTGTTTAATTGGTCCTAAGAAAACATTCGATAACATAACAAACGCAATAAATTCACCGTAGCTCATTTGCTTATTTAGAACAAACCATGTACCGAAGATCAACACAAAGATCGATACAAACTTCATCAGAACAAAGCTGAATGATGAGTTCCAAGCCATAATACGATAAGCAATTAATTTGGAAATTCTGAATCGATTGTTGTTATCAGCGAATTTCGCAATTTCATAGTCTTCATTAGAAAAAGCTTGAACAACACGAATACCGCTAATATTATTTTCAACCCTTGCATTGTAATCTGCGACATCTGAGAACATACGAGAAAATGCTCTAGACATTTTTTTACTGAAATAAAGCGATAGATAGATCATTAACGGCACGATGATAAAGGTAAGTACAGCAAGCTGCCAATTAATGCCGAGCATAATAGCAAATGCTCCAGTCAGCGTCATAATAGCAACAAACAAATCCTCTGGTCCATGGTGTGCAATTTCACCGATATCCATTAAATCATTAGTCATTCTAGAAACTAAATGTCCCGTCTTATTATTATCGAAAAAACGGAATGAAAGCTTTTGAACTCGATTGAATAGTTGCTTTCTCATATCCGTCTCGATATTTATTCCGAGCATATGTCCCCAGTATGTAACAACAAAATGTAAAACCGAGCTAATAATATAGATAACTAGTAATCCAATACAAGCATATAAAATCCAATTCCAATTACCACTTGGTAGTAAGTTATCAACTACACGGTTAACTGCAATTGGAAATGCCAACTCCAACAAAGCTGCCAATATCGCGCAGCCAAAATCAAGAATAAATAACTTCTTATAAGGACGATAGTATTCAAAAAACCGACGAAGCATCTTGTTCCTCCTTGAGCTAGTAATATTTTACGATGAAACCTAAACTTTTATGATAACGATTCTCATTATCAAGTATATAAAAAACTATAAATCATAATGAATGTTTATGCAATGGACGAAATAAATTAATCTTTTGTACAAAATATCGATGCCCTATGCTAATGGACGAATTAAATGACTATTTTACAAAGAAAAAAGGAGGTTGTGATTACCTTCGGTTTTCAAGTAATGTTCTATTATTTGTTGCTTTCTACTAATAGAGTTGTAATAGTATCAAGCTGCTGTTCAAGAGAATATGGATCTTCCATAACAAATTCATCTCCAAATTCTCCGTACATATAAACATTTCCTTTCTTAACAGCCTCAACACTATTCCACATAGCACTACTTAAAATTTCATCTGCATCTTCTTGGGAATTAATATATACAAAGATATGATCACCCAAATATTCTGGTAAAACTTCCTGTGATACCAATTCAAAGCCTTCAGTCATTTGTAGCGCCTGTTCAGTTGGTGGCAATTGAAGCATACTATAAATTGTCGGAGCTCCGTAGTTTCCACCTTCAGCTGCTAATACATACAACGCTTTGGAACCAATCTGTACAATCGATACCGTTTCACCATCTTTGACAATCCCTTTTATTTGTTCTCTAGCTTTCACTACGCTTGCTTCATATTCAGTGATCCATTGCTCGGCTACATCCTGCTTACCGAAGATTTCGCTAATTCTTCTAAATTTCTCAATAGGATCAGCTGTGGACAAACCTTCCCAATATGGAATGAATACTGTTGTGCCGACTTTTTCATATTGTTCAATATTATCTTCAATTGAGCCAATGATTAAGTCTGGTTCGAGTTCAAGTAATTTCTCTAAATTCATTGGAAAAGCACCTAAATTTTCAATCTTTGAAATCGTATCCTCTGTTATTCCTGCCTTTTCAAACCAACCCTCGTTCAACATACCTTCTCTTACACCAATAGGCATAATACCTAACTTAAGCAAGTGACCCATATATTGATCAGACGCCACACGTTGTGGATTTGCCGGAATTTCTACATCCCCCTTTAACGTCGATACAATTCTTGTATCGACTTGATCCGTTGCCTTGTCAGCTGGAATGTTATTTTGAGATGATGCAACTCCGCTATTCGCTACTGTTTGCGAATTTCCATTATTATTTTGTACGTTAGAACAAGCACTCAATAGCAAGGAGAGACAAAGCATCACCGTCATAGCCGTAACTTTCATATTTCTGTACATCTTAATATTCACTTCCCCTTCTAATTGATAATGATTTTCATTACTACTGTAATTGTAGCGTCTCAATTTGGAAGGGAGAATAGCATTTTTTCTTCTGTAAGGTGGCAATTCTTCACCTTTGTTCGTTCGCAGCCAATTATTTTTATATTGGATAGGCGATACTCCTTCTATACGCTTAAAACTCCGGCTTAAAGAATATCCATCCAAATAACCTACACTTTCTGCAATTTCTTGTAATGTAGCATTCGTTTCTATCAATAGTTTTTTGGCATGATAAATTCGTAACTCACTAAGATAGTGCATCGGACTTGTGTTCATATGTAGCTTAAATAATTTAGATAAATAACCTACGCTGCATTCAAGTTCTGTAGCCATCGTCTCTAAGGAAATGGATTCAGCATAGTGCTCCTGGAGATAGTGAATTACTTGAGCAGTCAAATCTGGTTTAACAGGCTCAATGCGTTGCATCTCCATTTGACGAATAAGTTCAACTATAAATTGATACATTAACGCCTTAACTTGTAGCTTCTCCCATTCTTTCTTTTGTTGCCATTGTTGAAACATGCTATCGAAGCTTCTATATAACGGTAGCGGATATAGTGGTTCGAATGCATACTGTGAATGAAATAAGCGAGTATTTCCCCATAATTCTATTAATTCACGACGTGCAGGAAGCGGCAATATCGCTTTATATAGCACCATGTAATATTCAAATGCTTCCTCTGCAGTAATATCTAGTCGTAGCCCCTTTCCTCCGTGAAGAAGATAGAAGCGTTCCACAAGTTGAACATACTCATTCATTTTTATCTGTGCTGTTCCACGAACTGTATATAAAAACGTACTTGTTGGAAATTGATAGTTAACTAACTGCTCTCCCATTTCCAACTTAATATGACGTACATCTATTATTTTTATATAGGCATTGTTCCATAGTAGAAGATGACTAGCCCAATTCATCGTGATCACTAACTCCTTTCTTTCATAAATTCAGGTGCACAAATCTTGCTTTGCTTCATATTAAATGTGGAATAACTATGCTAACACTCGCAAAATATCTTCAATTTTTCGATTATGAGATAACACTCCATAGTTCATCCAAGCATAGAAGTCTACCTCATATACCCGATTACCTTTCACAGCGGGTAGCGCTTGCCAAATGGAAGATTGCAATAACTCTCGACCTGCTCCAACCTCGTCCTCTTTCTCGAAAGTAATAAATATATGATCTGCATCTAACTTCGATAGAGCATCCATAGATAGATTGACTCTCCTTTCATCAGGAGAAATCCGTTGAACCATAGTTGGCTGTGCAAGACCGAGATTTTGATAGAGGAGTGGTCCGGTGTAGCCTCTTGTCGGACCACCATATAGATGAATCCTATTGGATGCAATACGTAGCACAGCTACTGATTCATTACCTAATGTTTGAGAAAGTTGAGCTCTTGCTTGTGCAATATGCTGTTCATGTTCATCAATAACGATGGCGACCTTATCCTTACGTCCAACTATCGTACCAATTGTCTGAAGTGTTTCTCGCCAATTCTCCGCACTACTAAACAGTTTATATACAGGAGATATTTGACTGCACTGCTGTAAACTCCAACGTTCATATCCTTCGCTCAATATGATGAGTTCTGTATCATATTCAGATAGTATTGACCAATTTTCTGCCGTAACATCAAATGTCGGTACCTCACTCATATTCAAGTATTCCTGCTGTCCCCATTGTTTGTGTGAACATTGCAATACCGGCTTAACGTCTAGCGCTATTAAAAAATCTTCGAGAAAAGGCGCAAATATGTTGGAGTTGGCTTTATAACCGCTTCGATATTTTCCCGGAGTTAATCCTACCTTATTTTTGAATTTCCTATTAAAGTAATATTCCGTACTATATCCGATCGTTTGAGCGATCTGTTGTAAATTATCTTCTGTCATCAGTAATAATTGCTGAGCTTTATCAATTCGTAGTGTATTCAAATAATCAATTGGAAGTTGACCTGTAATTTCCTTAAAAAGCTGAGTATAGCTTGAACGATTGGTAGAAGTCATCATTGCAAGTTCTTCAATACTAATCGATTCATGAAAGTTATTATTAATGTACTCAATAGAATCTTGAATATCTTTGCGTAGGTGAGTATCGCGATTAGTACTACGAAATTGCTTCAAAATATATAATAATAGCTTTTGGAATCTAAGCTGATTCTCCATCTGCTCTAGTTCATCTATGAGCATATGCTGCTTATATAACTCCTCTGCTAATAACAAGCAGGAAGAGAATGATTCACAGCTAATAATCGCTTGTTGCAACAATTTGTCTAGTAATGGCTGACCAGTTACAACGGATTCTGAATTGAGACTTCCGAATACTTCAAAGCCAATTCGATAATAAGTAAGAGCTTCATCTCCCACTTTAATAACAATTGCTTCGCCAGGGGGAAGAATAACACAGTCTCCAATTATTACTCTTTCACGCACTTTATTTTTCAGAAAGATGCCACTCCCACTAGTAATAAGCAGCATCGTATACGTTGAGGATACGATTAAAGGAGAACGTGATGCTGGTACTGTCACAAACTCAATATCTCGCCATTGATAGACTACGTTAGATACTTTGTACACATCTGGTTGCTGATCATCCATATTTGCCTCCCGTTATTAAATGATAATGATTATCAATATCTATTAACATAGTCTAATGTAAAAGTTTGTTTCTGTAAACAGCAAGAACCGCCACTTCTCTCAATTGAGAAATGGCGGTAAATATAAGTATGAATATATCATGTAATTACGGATCTGTTATTCCTTCACCAATAATTTCAGTAAATCATCAAGCTTCAAGAAGTTTGAATAGATTGCGCCAGATTGCCAGTGTGATCTTTCTACTTTATAGACATGATCATTAGCAAAGGCCGGTACCGCCTTCCATAGTGGACTATCCAGTAGCTCAATAGAATCTGCATTTTCTGGAGAATTCCAATCGCCGTTAGATACTAATACGATAATATGATCCGCATCAAGTGTGGCAAACGCCTCTTCTGACAGAATTTCTTGGAAATTTTCCATATCCTTTACAAGCTGATGTGGTTCAAGACCGAATTTACTATATAATTCACCAACAAACCGATTTTTAATTCCAAATAAAGCAATCGTTTTGTCACCAGTATTCACTCGAATAACAGCAACCGTTTCTTTCCCGATGGCTTGTTCAAATTTCACTTTTGCTGCTTCAACATCTTCTTGATACTGGGCCAATACACTTTCTGCCTTTTCAGGTATACCTAGAACGTCTGCTACCGCTTTTAACATTTCTTCTGAACTTGATAGTGCTTCATCAGG includes:
- a CDS encoding ABC transporter ATP-binding protein/permease; the encoded protein is MLRRFFEYYRPYKKLFILDFGCAILAALLELAFPIAVNRVVDNLLPSGNWNWILYACIGLLVIYIISSVLHFVVTYWGHMLGINIETDMRKQLFNRVQKLSFRFFDNNKTGHLVSRMTNDLMDIGEIAHHGPEDLFVAIMTLTGAFAIMLGINWQLAVLTFIIVPLMIYLSLYFSKKMSRAFSRMFSDVADYNARVENNISGIRVVQAFSNEDYEIAKFADNNNRFRISKLIAYRIMAWNSSFSFVLMKFVSIFVLIFGTWFVLNKQMSYGEFIAFVMLSNVFLGPIKQINSVIETYPKGIAGFRRFLELLETVPDVDDKPNAVHLDQIKGDISFSNVSFTYDEKEPVLKNINLNVVAGETVALVGPSGGGKTTLCSLLPRFYDVTEGSITIDGLDIRDLTLHSLRSHIGIVQQDVFLFDGSIRENIAYGKLHANEEEICEAARRAQLVDTIESMPEGLDTLIGERGVKLSGGQKQRLSIARMFLKNPRILILDEATSALDTETETAIQSALEELSEGRTTLVIAHRLATIKNADRIIVVAEQGIAEEGRHAELLQSEGIYSRLHQAQFGA
- a CDS encoding NAD(P)/FAD-dependent oxidoreductase, with the protein product MENRHILDVTIVGGGPAGLYAAFYGGLRELSIKIIEFQPHLGGKVHIYPEKMIWDVGGLKPTPGAQLIEQLESQARTFDPEVVLGQKVISVSRAEDGIFELLTASGEKHYSKTIIFAVGGGILKPTKLNIEGAERFEVTNLHYTVKSLAYFKNKIVLISGGGNAAIDWANELEPIAEKVYLTYRSDMLKGHEAEISRLRNSSAELLLNTTIETLVASDDHESIERVILKKNDDNEQLELAVDEVIINHGYEREMELLKQSELKIELEEDYWIAGTPMSETSIAGIYAAGDILHHEGKLHLIAGAFQDAANAINKAKQFITPDARANGMVSSHNELFKKKNKELMKELLTK
- a CDS encoding TetR family transcriptional regulator, with product MANNKREDILSAALNLFASRGYDGTTVPMIAEQANVGAGTIYRYFESKEQLVNDLFQQWVGNLASSIVMGEEENRLPLREQFSWIFKRLISFSSDHLDAVLFIDSHCGALYLDEKSSHEFNTMLNVFREVLEYGKKEGIIRDFNVNALIGMVWGAFVQLFKLIRVGILQNNDELFTHAEESCWDAIKNSN
- a CDS encoding ABC transporter ATP-binding protein, whose translation is MERLYTEHLHIAYSERVIVDDLNIVIPKGKITALIGANGSGKSTILKAVARMLKPKAGMVYLDGKSIHGMSTKEVAKHLAILPQNPVAPDGLTVSELISYGRFPYQKGFGSLTKEDKEIIHWAIEVTGMLEFHNRPIDQLSGGQRQRAWIAMALAQGTDMLFLDEPTTYLDMAHQLEVLKLLQQLNAEEGRTIVMVVHDLNHATRYAQHIVAIRQGEVISEGSPDEVVTKDVLRAVFGIEADIIADPRTGVPLCLPFELANAHSDDSEKNERKHAVAMA
- a CDS encoding ABC transporter substrate-binding protein: MIGKSTKGIKAAIVLLLLIVMTACGSVANNKGNTEQSSEQNSSSSQQKVDKNNDVDTTEVATRVVMGEFGEVTIPVNPKRVAGIYVEDYLKALDVEPVVQWYNPMWGTQEYLKLDAPLFDVTGSLEALMAEDPDLIILDGGGDKEKYDQYSKIAPTFRIPDEALSSSEEMLKAVADVLGIPEKAESVLAQYQEDVEAAKVKFEQAIGKETVAVIRVNTGDKTIALFGIKNRFVGELYSKFGLEPHQLVKDMENFQEILSEEAFATLDADHIIVLVSNGDWNSPENADSIELLDSPLWKAVPAFANDHVYKVERSHWQSGAIYSNFLKLDDLLKLLVKE
- a CDS encoding AraC family transcriptional regulator, translated to MNWASHLLLWNNAYIKIIDVRHIKLEMGEQLVNYQFPTSTFLYTVRGTAQIKMNEYVQLVERFYLLHGGKGLRLDITAEEAFEYYMVLYKAILPLPARRELIELWGNTRLFHSQYAFEPLYPLPLYRSFDSMFQQWQQKKEWEKLQVKALMYQFIVELIRQMEMQRIEPVKPDLTAQVIHYLQEHYAESISLETMATELECSVGYLSKLFKLHMNTSPMHYLSELRIYHAKKLLIETNATLQEIAESVGYLDGYSLSRSFKRIEGVSPIQYKNNWLRTNKGEELPPYRRKNAILPSKLRRYNYSSNENHYQLEGEVNIKMYRNMKVTAMTVMLCLSLLLSACSNVQNNNGNSQTVANSGVASSQNNIPADKATDQVDTRIVSTLKGDVEIPANPQRVASDQYMGHLLKLGIMPIGVREGMLNEGWFEKAGITEDTISKIENLGAFPMNLEKLLELEPDLIIGSIEDNIEQYEKVGTTVFIPYWEGLSTADPIEKFRRISEIFGKQDVAEQWITEYEASVVKAREQIKGIVKDGETVSIVQIGSKALYVLAAEGGNYGAPTIYSMLQLPPTEQALQMTEGFELVSQEVLPEYLGDHIFVYINSQEDADEILSSAMWNSVEAVKKGNVYMYGEFGDEFVMEDPYSLEQQLDTITTLLVESNK
- a CDS encoding AraC family transcriptional regulator, producing MDDQQPDVYKVSNVVYQWRDIEFVTVPASRSPLIVSSTYTMLLITSGSGIFLKNKVRERVIIGDCVILPPGEAIVIKVGDEALTYYRIGFEVFGSLNSESVVTGQPLLDKLLQQAIISCESFSSCLLLAEELYKQHMLIDELEQMENQLRFQKLLLYILKQFRSTNRDTHLRKDIQDSIEYINNNFHESISIEELAMMTSTNRSSYTQLFKEITGQLPIDYLNTLRIDKAQQLLLMTEDNLQQIAQTIGYSTEYYFNRKFKNKVGLTPGKYRSGYKANSNIFAPFLEDFLIALDVKPVLQCSHKQWGQQEYLNMSEVPTFDVTAENWSILSEYDTELIILSEGYERWSLQQCSQISPVYKLFSSAENWRETLQTIGTIVGRKDKVAIVIDEHEQHIAQARAQLSQTLGNESVAVLRIASNRIHLYGGPTRGYTGPLLYQNLGLAQPTMVQRISPDERRVNLSMDALSKLDADHIFITFEKEDEVGAGRELLQSSIWQALPAVKGNRVYEVDFYAWMNYGVLSHNRKIEDILRVLA
- a CDS encoding iron ABC transporter permease — protein: MEHSPIFVASRQRKKKSYIVIGIMILLIIIAFVISMNSGHMKLGPMTVFKTLFGYGTKQQSTILFEFRLPRIVISMLVGAGLAVSGCILQGISRNALADPGILGINAGAGLMVMLYISFFTTATIGSIFLVPVLALIGAGATASLIYMLSYKKNEGISPIRLILTGIAVAAGISSVMIVLTLRLNPDKYQMVATWLAGSIWGANWSYVLSLLPWIVILIPLAMYKAKIMNILSLGDQTATGLGAPIEKERIILLAIAVGLSGASVAVSGGIGFVGLIGPHLAKRIVGPKHQFLIPTSALVGSLLMLVSDTVGRVILQPSEIPTGIVVAVLGAPYFLYQLAKSKS
- a CDS encoding iron ABC transporter permease yields the protein MAAIQESNNMITTSPVKLRTRPITATLILIGGFAALLISMAVSVSFGAAKIPLSLVWEAIFQFNPNITEHNIIQELRLPRVIGGAMIGASFAVAGAIMQGMTRNPMADSGLLGINAGSGFVIALCFAFFPGLSFSMLIIYSFIGAAMGAIIVFGVGSLAVGGLTPIRLVLAGAAVSALLIALSQGIALYFKIGLDLAYFYAGGVAGTKWYQLKIMLPWVIGALITAMILSRSISLLSLGEDIAAGLGQRTKLVKFVGVIVVLILAGSAVSVVGSVGFIGLIIPHLTRYLVGVDYKWIIPCSAILGSLLVVLADLCARMINPPYETPIGALIAIIGVPFFLYLARKERREL